Proteins encoded in a region of the Triticum dicoccoides isolate Atlit2015 ecotype Zavitan chromosome 3A, WEW_v2.0, whole genome shotgun sequence genome:
- the LOC119269062 gene encoding aspartate aminotransferase, cytoplasmic-like — protein MLIQNESRVKEYLPITGLADFNKLSAKLIFGADSPAIQENRVATVQCLSGTGSLRVGGEFLARHYHERTIYIPQPTWGNHPKVFTLAGLTARSYRYYDPATRGLDFQGLLEDISSAPSGAIVLLHACAHNPTGVDPTLEQWEQIRQLMRSKALLPFFDSAYQGFASGSLDKDAQSVRMFVADGGELLMAQSYAKNMGLYGERVGALSIVCGSADIAVKVESQLKLVIRPMYSNPPLHGASIVATILKDSAMFDEWTLELKAMADRIISMREQLFNALKIRETPGDWSHIIKQIGMFTFTGLNSDQVAFMRQEYHIYMTSDGRISMAGLSSRTVPHLADAIHAAVTKLK, from the exons GTCACGTGTTAAGGAGTACTTGCCGATCACTGGATTGGCCGATTTCAACAAGTTGAGTGCCAAGCTTATCTTTGGTGCTGACAG TCCTGCTATTCAGGAGAATAGGGTGGCTACAGTGCAGTGCTTATCAGGAACTGGTTCCTTAAGAGTGGGAGGTGAATTTCTTGCAAGGCACTATCATGAA CGCACTATCTACATCCCCCAGCCAACCTGGGGGAATCACCCAAAAGTGTTCACTTTAGCTGGCCTGACTGCTAGGAGTTACCGGTACTATGATCCTGCAACTCGTGGACTGGATTTCCAAG GACTCTTAGAAGACATCAGTTCAGCTCCCTCAGGCGCAATTGTACTGCTTCATGCATGTGCCCACAACCCTACTGGTGTCGACCCAACCTTGGAACAGTGGGAACAGATCAGGCAGCTGATGAGATCAAAAGCATTGCTGCCATTCTTTGACAGTGCTTATCAA GGATTTGCAAGTGGAAGCCTTGACAAAGATGCCCAATCAGTGCGCATGTTCGTCGCTGATGGTGGTGAATTGCTCATGGCTCAAAGCTAtgccaagaacatgggattgtatggaGAGCGTGTTGGTGCTTTAAGCATC GTTTGTGGGAGTGCTGATATAGCTGTTAAGGTTGAAAGTCAACTTAAGCTTGTAATTAGGCCTATGTATTCGAACCCTCCTCTTCATGGTGCTTCTATCGTGGCTACCATACTTAAGGACAG TGCGATGTTCGACGAATGGACTCTGGAGCTGAAGGCCATGGCTGATAGGATAATTAGCATGAGGGAGCAGCTTTTTAATGCGCTGAAAATCAGAG AAACACCTGGAGATTGGTCCCACATCATTAAGCAGATTGGGATGTTTACTTTCACTGGGCTCAACAGTGATCAAGTAGCCTTTATGAGGCAGGAATATCACATTTACATGACATCTGATGG GAGGATCAGCATGGCTGGTTTGAGCTCCAGGACTGTACCCCATCTTGCAGATGCCATACATGCTGCAGTTACAAAACTGAAGTGA